A window of the Tiliqua scincoides isolate rTilSci1 chromosome 5, rTilSci1.hap2, whole genome shotgun sequence genome harbors these coding sequences:
- the LOC136653008 gene encoding vomeronasal type-2 receptor 26-like yields MKGTFLFWQMLIVGLQFPPVECKAQPVMCTITDPSQFPYKYHQSGDLIIGAIVSQFGCLFDGLSFNEHPKTNLIDEVNPTPKNYQHVLSLVFAVKEINENPKILPNVSLGFHIYDSYLNARMTHQNTMKLISTDKRIAPNFKCEKEKHLIAVIGGLDSEISLHMATQLGIYKIPQVAPVMNTKTKFPSFYRMVPNEGHQYRGIVRLLQHFQWTWVGLIASDDGDGERFAQTMMKMLSKHGICTAFSKKIVINISRAGMTSSQIGKVKEGDDLLMDGIISLINSEVRVYVLHAEFKTTTCLKWMIFLHMVLEGNTETSTGKVWIMTVQWDFSTMTIHRTLDVGFFHGALSFAIHSKEVMGFPEFLQFLHPDSQKGDDFIKIFWEQSFGCLFSDSDEDKENGNTCTGQEKLKDLPGTVFEMSMTGQSYSIYNAVHALHPFLKSISFNNSAGDLVSFDEEGQLASGFDLINWVTFPNQSFIREKVGMMDPLAFPGKEFTINEEAITWHSMFNQVVPLAVCNDHCHPGHRRKKKEGKPFCCYDCHPCPEGKVSYQKDMDDCLKCPKGQFPNKNQNQCFPKDLHFLSLEEPLGIILTILVLCFSLITVLVLRMFIKNKDTPIVKANNRDLTYSLLVSLLLCFLCSLLFIGQPQIVSCYLRQTSFGLVFSVAVSCVLAKTITVVLAFMATKPGSRMRKWLGKRLANTLVLGCSLIQASICAVWLCTAPPFPDLDMDSLAEEIVVECNEGSITMFYCVLGYLGFLAMVSFSVAFQARKLPDSFNEAKFITFSMLEFCSVWLSFVPPYLSTKGKYTVAVEIFSILASSAGLLGCIFFPKCYIILLRPELNSKDQLRRRN; encoded by the exons CCCAACACCAAAGAACTACCAGCATGTCCTGTCCTTAGTGTTTgctgtaaaggagatcaatgagaacccAAAAATCCTACCAAATGTCagcctgggcttccacatctatgacagttaCTTAAATGCAAGGATGACTCATCAGAACACCATGAAACTTATTTCCACTGATAAAAGGATTGCCCCCAACTTcaagtgtgagaaggaaaagcatctgatagctgtcattggaggacttgATTCTGAAATCTCTCTTCACATGGCTACCCAGTtaggcatctacaagattccacag GTTGCTCCAGTGATGAATACCAAAACGAAATTCCCGTCCTTTTACcgaatggtccccaatgaagGGCATCAATACAGAGGAATTGTCCGTCTACTTCAGCATTTTCAGTGGACTTGGGTAGGGCTCATTGCTTCGGATGATGGCGATGGTGAAAGGTTTGCGCAGACCATGATGAAAATGCTTTCTAAACATGGCATCTGCACAGCCTTCAGTAAAAAAATAGTCATAAATATAAGTAGAGCGGGTATGACATCATCTCAAATAGGAAAGGTTAAGGAAGGAGACGACTTACTTATGGATGGGATCATTTCACTAATCAATTCAGAAGTCAGAGTCTATGTGTTACATGCAGAGTTTAAGACCACAACATGTTTGAAATGGATGATCTTTCTTCATATGGTGCTAGAGGGTAATACAGAGACTTCTACAGGGAAAGTGTGGATTATGACCGTCCAGTGGGATTTTTCAACAATGACAATTCACAGGACATTAGACGTAGGATTCTTccatggtgccttgtcttttgcaattcactCTAAGGAAGTGATGGGGTTTCCAGAATTCCTTCAATTTCTACATCCTGACTCACAAAAAGGAGATGATTTCATCAAGATCTTTTGGGAACAGAGTTTTGGTTGTTTATTTTCCGATTCTGATGAGGACAAAGAGAACGGTAATACTTGCACGGGTCAAGAAAAGTTGAAGGACCTCCCAGgaactgtttttgaaatgagcatgacaggccaaagctacagcatctacaatgccgttcatgct cttcaccctttcctgaaGAGCATCtctttcaacaacagtgctggagacctGGTGTCTTTTGATGAGGAAGGTCAATTAGCAAGTGGATTTGATCtgatcaactgggtgactttccccaaCCAGTCCTTCATAAGAGAGAAAGTAGGAATGATGGACCCACTGGCTTTCCCCGGCAAAGAGTTCACCATTAATGAAGaggccatcacatggcacagcatGTTCAATCAG GTAGTGCCCCTTGCTGTATGTAATGACCACTGCCATCCGGGTCAcaggagaaaaaagaaggaagggaagccattttgttgctatgattgtcaTCCATGTCCTGAAGGGAAGGTTTCATACCAGAAGG acatggatgactgCCTCAAATGTCCCAAAGGTCAGTTTCCAAACAAGAATCAAAATCAGTGCTTCCCCAAGGACCTCCATTTCCTCTCTCTTGAAGAGCCGCTGGGAATTATATTAACTATacttgttttgtgtttttctctGATCACAGTTTTGGTGCTCAGAATGTTCATCAAGaacaaggacactcccattgtcaaagccaacaatcgagacctcacctactctctcctTGTCTCCctattgctctgcttcctctgctccttgctattcattggccagcctcagATAGTGAGCTGTTATTTACGACAAACATCTTTTGGTCtggtcttctcagtggctgtttcttgtgtcttggctaaaaccatcactgtggttctggctttcatggccaccaagccaggatccaggatgaggaaatggttgGGGAAGAGGCTGGCCAACACCCTTGTCCTTGGATGCTCCCTGATTCAAGCCAGtatctgtgctgtgtggctctgcactgcacctccattcccagatttggacatgGACTCTCTGGCTGAAGAGATTGTTGTGGAGTGCAATGAAGGCTCCATcaccatgttttattgtgttctgggctacctgggattccTGGCTATGGTCAGTTTCAGTGTGGCTTTCCAAGcgaggaagttgccagacagtttcaatgaagccaagttcatcaccttcagcatgttggagttttgcagtgtttggttgtcctttgtcccaccttacctgagcaccaaggggaaatacacggtggctgtggagatcttctccatcttggcctctagtgctggcttgctgggctgtatctttttccccaaatgctacataattctcctgaggcctgagctgaacagcaaAGATCAGCTCAGAAGGCGAAATTAA